The Streptomyces sp. NBC_00459 DNA segment ATCGGCCCCGGCGATCACCTCGGCGAGCGCGCCCGGGGCGAAGTCCAGTACCAGGCTGTCGTGCCCGTCGTGCAGCCAGCGGTAGAAGGCGGGCGATCCGGCGCGGGCGCCGTCCGGGCGGGTCGTGCTCTCCACCTTGACCACCTCGGCGCCCGCCAGACCCAGGAGGCGTGCGCACAGGGGGCCCGCCCAGAGCGCCGACAGGTCGACGACGCGCAGGTCGGCGATATCGCGTGGGTGCCGCTCGCCGAGCCGCTCGGTCCGTACCGGGGGTCCGCTCACGGAGGCGTGCTCCGAAGCCGCGATCCCCAGCAGTTGTGCGCTCGCCGCCACTTCGGCGCCCTTGGCCCGCTTCACCACCTCCTGGAGAGGCTCGCCCTCCATCCCCTTCAGCAGGGCGATGAGAGCCGGTACCGCGGCCAGGTCGTCGGGACGGGCGAGGTTCACGGCCGTCCAGCCGTCGGCCGCTTCGAGGAGGTGGCAGGAGCCGCCCGCCGATGTCCGGCCCGGGAGGACGTGGCCGGCCAGCCGGGCCCGCAGAAAGAGGGCCGTGGGCAGGTCGATGGGCACGCGGGTGAGGGCGGTGAACTCCTGGGCGACCGAGGCCAGCGGAGGCAGGTACGGCTCGACCGAGTCCATCCAGCTGTCGAGAGCGTCATTCTCCAATGGCCAAACGCCCTTCTCGTCCGAGGTGGCCCCAAATTACACTCCGGTCGTGACCTTGCCCTCCCCCTTCATCCTGGTCGACCTCGACCGTGGACCGAATCCCGGCCTGGGAACGTCTGGAGTTACCGGGCGGATGCTCGTAGGCGTCGCGGAGAAACCTGTCGGGGTCGACGGCTGCTTCGACATCCTCCTCACCAACGAGCCCGATCCACCACGCCCCTGGGTCAGTTGCGCCGACGCGTACGCCACGGCCCGCCGTCTGGCGGAGATCGTCGCGGACCGTCCCGCCGCCTCGGTCGCCCTGACGCAGGTGCTGCGGATGGGTCCGGCGCTCGCACCGCCCGACCGTCTCGTGGCCGAGTCGCTCGCCTACTCGACGCTCCAGGCGTCGGCCGTCTTCCGCGCCTGGCTGGACTCGGCGCCCGCGCGTACGCCGCGGCCCTCCGCCGAGCCCGTCGCGCTGGCCCGTGACGCTGACAGCCTCTCCATCACGCTCGACCGGCCGCAGGCCCGCAACGCCATGGACGCCGGCACGCGGGACGCCCTGTGCGAGGCGCTCGAAGTCGCCGTACTCGACCCGTCGATCATCCGCGTCGACCTCTACGGCAACGGGCCGGCCTTCTGCGCCGGCGGGGACCTGAGCGAGTTCGGCTCGGCCAGGGATCCCGCGCAGGCCCATCTGGTCCGGGTCCACCGCAGTCCGGCCGCCCTGCTCCAGCGGTGCGGCGCGCGGGTGACGGCCCATCTGCACGGCGCCTGTATCGGGGCGGGCATCGAGCTGACGGCGTTCGCGGGTCGGGTACTGGCCGCGCCGGACACGGTGATTCGCCTGCCCGAGGTGGGGATGGGGCTCATTCCGGGCGCGGGCGGCACGGCGAGCCTGCCGCTGCGGATCGGGCGGGAGCGGACGGCGTACCTGGCGTTGTCGGGAGAGGCGCTGGGGGCCGGGGAGGCGCTTCGGTGGGGACTGGTCGACGAGGTCCTTCAGGGGGACTGAGCGTTCCTCGCGATGCGCGGTTCTGAGTCTGCGGCCGTCCGTGGCCGGTCGCGCAGTTCCCCGCGCCCCTTGAGAGGTGCTCTACCGCGAGCCGGAATCGGTCGCCTCGCCCCGTCACTTTCCTGTCCACACCGGCGCCCTTCGCTCCGCGAACGCCCTCGCTCCCTCCGTCGCGTCGGCGCTGCGGAACACCGCCTCGATCTCGGCCGGTTCGGCCCAACGGCGTTCCCGCATCAGCTTCTTGGTCATCGCGACGCCCAACGGGCCGTTCTGTGCGATCCGTTCGGCGAGGGCAAGTGCCTCCGCACGGACCGTGTCAGCCGGGACGACCCGGTTCACCAGGCCGATCTCCCGGGCCCTGGCCGCCGTGACCAGTTCACCGGTGAGGCCCATTTCCAGGGCGACAGCGAGCGGGACACGATCGGCGAGGGTGGTGGCGCCGCCCGCCGCGAAGAGGCCGCGTTTCACCTCAGCGACTCCGAGGTACGCGGTGTCGGCGGCGACCACCAGGTCGCAGGCCAGGGCGAGTTCGAACCCACCGGCCACAGCGGACCCGTTGAGGGCGGCGACGACCGGGGTGGCGACGCCCTCGCGGTGGAACCAGAGAAGGCCGTCGAAGCGGGCGCCGCGTGCGAACGCCTTCAGGTCCATGCCGGCACAGAAGGCCGGGCCCTCCCCGGTGAGAACGATCGCCCGGACGGCCGGGTCGGCATCGGCCTCCTTGAGGACTGTCGACAGCTCGTCGAGGAGCTCAGGGTTCAGGGCGTTTCGCGCCTCGGGCCGGTTCATCGTCGCCACAAGGACGTCGCCCACCCGTTCGGTCAGGACCAGGTCCTCCTGCGCCATGACAACTCCCTTTCGAATAGAGGCGGTCCGGTTCAGTCGGACGCGGGCAGGGGCTTGGCCGCCTTGATGGTCATCGGGGTGCCGTCGCAGGCCAGTTCGCCCGCTCCGGAGGCGGTGCAGAGCAGTTCGAGGGCGCCCGTGGCGTCCACGTACCGCTTGCCGATGAGGGTGCCCGAGCCGGTGTCCTTGACCTGCGGCACGGACGCCGCGGGCACCATGGGGGCGCCCGCGCAGGTGAGTTGGGGCTGGGCTTTCGCGGGGGCGCGGATCACCACCACGCGGGTGCCGCAGGCGGTGCTGGCGAGCTGGTTGCCGGGGCGCAGCGTCGATGCCGGGGTGGTCATGGCCTGGGTCCCTTTCGAGCGGACGGTCGGGGTCGCGCGGATGGCCGGGGACGCGGGGTCGTTCCGCCACCCGGAGTTGTCGCCTCCCGGAGTCACTCCGGGTCGCGCAGCCGGTCCGGGTCGCGCAGTCGTTCCGCGAGGAGGCTGACGTCGTACGACTGGCGGGCCATCCAGAACCGCAGGAAGCCGGTGAGGGAGTAGCGCAGGAACAGCGCCGAGCCCACCACTCCGGCGGCGATTCCGGCGAGGCCGAGAGCGAGGCCGTCGTTCTGGACCAGGGGGTCGAGGGTGTTGTGGGCGACCAGGTAGCCGGAGGCGCCGAGGATCAGGCCGAGCGCCATCAGGGCTCCGCCGAGGCGCAGCCAGAGACCGGAGCGGGCGGCGGCCGGGTCGGGGATCTTCAGTTCGGTCAGTTCGCGGACGAAGCGGTCCGCACGTGGCTCGGTGGACGTCATGCGGAACTCCCGAGGTAGAGAGCGGACAGTTCGGCGCGCAACCCGTCGTCGGGGTGGCCCTGCCGTTGGATCCG contains these protein-coding regions:
- a CDS encoding CoA transferase — protein: MENDALDSWMDSVEPYLPPLASVAQEFTALTRVPIDLPTALFLRARLAGHVLPGRTSAGGSCHLLEAADGWTAVNLARPDDLAAVPALIALLKGMEGEPLQEVVKRAKGAEVAASAQLLGIAASEHASVSGPPVRTERLGERHPRDIADLRVVDLSALWAGPLCARLLGLAGAEVVKVESTTRPDGARAGSPAFYRWLHDGHDSLVLDFAPGALAEVIAGADVVIEASRARALRRLGVHAEEFLAARPGRVWVSITGYGRDDDRIAFGDDAAVAGGLTGLDAQGAPVFLGDALADPVTGVYAARATARSLATGGGELLSLAMSACAASLVPSPC
- a CDS encoding enoyl-CoA hydratase/isomerase family protein is translated as MTLPSPFILVDLDRGPNPGLGTSGVTGRMLVGVAEKPVGVDGCFDILLTNEPDPPRPWVSCADAYATARRLAEIVADRPAASVALTQVLRMGPALAPPDRLVAESLAYSTLQASAVFRAWLDSAPARTPRPSAEPVALARDADSLSITLDRPQARNAMDAGTRDALCEALEVAVLDPSIIRVDLYGNGPAFCAGGDLSEFGSARDPAQAHLVRVHRSPAALLQRCGARVTAHLHGACIGAGIELTAFAGRVLAAPDTVIRLPEVGMGLIPGAGGTASLPLRIGRERTAYLALSGEALGAGEALRWGLVDEVLQGD
- a CDS encoding enoyl-CoA hydratase-related protein, translated to MAQEDLVLTERVGDVLVATMNRPEARNALNPELLDELSTVLKEADADPAVRAIVLTGEGPAFCAGMDLKAFARGARFDGLLWFHREGVATPVVAALNGSAVAGGFELALACDLVVAADTAYLGVAEVKRGLFAAGGATTLADRVPLAVALEMGLTGELVTAARAREIGLVNRVVPADTVRAEALALAERIAQNGPLGVAMTKKLMRERRWAEPAEIEAVFRSADATEGARAFAERRAPVWTGK